AAAACACAAAAGGAGATATTTGATAAATGAAGATTTTATCTGCATTTACTGGTAGAAAAATGACTGTTAGCTACATGGTTGATGGTGAAGAAAAGAAAAAGTCTTTTAGTTTAGCTCACGTTAAGCAAGATGCAAGCTACGAAAACATTTATACCGTAGCTCAAGCTTTAGGTTCACTAGTGAATGGTACTGTTGTTGGTACTCAAGTTTCTGACACAAATATTATTGACGCTGACGGCGAATAATTTACAGGAGGAGAATGTAAATGAACAAAGTTTTAAAGTTAATTTTTAATAATTCCAAAGGCAAAACTTCAGTAATTACTTTGCATAATCCTAAGAGTGTCGATGCAGACACTGCTAAGGCTGCAATGCAAAAGATTATTGATGCTAACATTTTCGATAACGCAGAAATTAACCCTTATGCAACTATTGTTGGGGCGAAATACTACGAAACTCAAAGTACACCTATTTTTGACGCTGAGTAATAGTTTAGTTGACTAAGGGAAGGCCTTGTTGCCTTCCCTTTTTTGTTATAGGAAGGATAATGATTTGACTATGACGCAAGAAATCATTAGATACGTATTAGAACAAGCGTCTGGGGTAGTAATTGCATTAGTTCTAATCATTCGTATTGAAAGTAAATTGGACAGCCTAACTTCTGCAATCATGCACCTTTCAGACAGTAATGATTAATATATTGAATTTGACATTTTAAGTGAATAGAAAGAATTTAAACTAGGAGAATAGAGATGAACGATATTAATTTATTAGGAAGATTAACTAACACACCTGAACTTAAAAAGTCCGCAAATGGTCGTAATTATACATGGTTTACAGTAGCTGTACCTAGACAGGATAATCGAAAAGAAGCTGATTACATCCGCTGCTTGGCTTTTGATAAGTTAGCTAGTGCAATTTATAAACATTGCGATAAAGGGAGACAGGTTTTGTGTCAAGGCAGATTACAAGTGTCTAAGTCCATTGATGAAGTAACAAAACAAGTTAAGTATCATCATACTGTTGTAGTATCTAACACTCATTTCTTGCACGATCCTAATGTATCGTCTACATCTATTTAAACTTGAATATATCAAAAAAGCAGTTCAAAAACTGCTTTTTGTTTTGCCCTCTCAAGTCCAGTAGTGGAGGGGTTGGCTATTCCGAGACGGGACGGAAGACGGCTTTAGCCGGCTGAAGCGTCGAGGATAGACTTGCCCGTAGCGGATGGACTTGAGAGGACCTGTTAACGCCGATTATTATGACGCCACAAAATGATAGCAACTGCAATTACCAATGTAGGAGATACATTAATAGTAATAATCAAAGTTCTCATCTCCTTATTATTAACCTCTAGTTCACATTACTATATCGTTCAATTAAGTAGGGAGGTTGCAAAAATAATGCAAGAAATTAGAAAAGTAAGTTTTTGAAAATCTTTGAGAGTGAAAGTATTATAGAACTTGAGAGAAGAAAAATATTGTAAAAATTGAAATTAAATATTAGTAGATGAAGTTTTATAAAACTATAGGAGAGATAAGGTATGAATCCATGGACTAACTTAGATAAAGATTTGAGAGAAGCAATTCATTATCCTAAATCTTATTTGAAAGAACACGAAGATGAAGTAGTAAGTTTGTTAGGAATGAGTGTGGAAGAGTATCTAAAAGAAAATAAAAAGCGGTTAGAAGCTCTAAATGCCTATGAAAGAAAATCAGAAAAATCAGAAGACATTGATAGTATCGATGAAAATGGATTATTAAAAGAAGATGTAGATCGAGTAATGGGTGAAGTAGAATCTATTATTGCTTTTTGTGCACCCTTTTATCTTTGCGCTCCCGATAGAGATATAAGTTACTGGGAAGAGTCCTCGTCACCTTTAACACAGAAATGGTTAAAGAAAGTGGTGGATAATCAATCCACTTCTGACTATGTATGGATTTTTTCTGAATATGATTTTAAACCATTTGAGACTGAAGCGGACGAAGGAGACGGAATAACACAAGGAGACCCAATTACAGATGATATTTATGAACCATCGTATGTTTTTTTGGATATAAAATATGCTAAAGATGATTTTTTGGATGAATATCAAAAA
This region of Lactobacillus intestinalis genomic DNA includes:
- a CDS encoding single-stranded DNA-binding protein, producing the protein MNDINLLGRLTNTPELKKSANGRNYTWFTVAVPRQDNRKEADYIRCLAFDKLASAIYKHCDKGRQVLCQGRLQVSKSIDEVTKQVKYHHTVVVSNTHFLHDPNVSSTSI
- a CDS encoding DUF1659 domain-containing protein; the encoded protein is MKILSAFTGRKMTVSYMVDGEEKKKSFSLAHVKQDASYENIYTVAQALGSLVNGTVVGTQVSDTNIIDADGE
- a CDS encoding DUF2922 domain-containing protein, with protein sequence MNKVLKLIFNNSKGKTSVITLHNPKSVDADTAKAAMQKIIDANIFDNAEINPYATIVGAKYYETQSTPIFDAE